The Arachis ipaensis cultivar K30076 chromosome B05, Araip1.1, whole genome shotgun sequence nucleotide sequence acaatgagggacctaaggctacacttatatacagtagctatagtattgttacggatccggcccacggatcccTGACCCGGGATAAACCCAAACCCGGCCACCCGGGTCCGAACCATCTAAACCCTCTAGAAGGCCTGGAACCGACCCTACTAGAGCCCCCAACCAACTTTCAAATTCAAACGCCTATCTTATCTCAttcagataagataagataagatagctacCACCACCTATAAATAAGAGGACCCAGATCCTCctaggtattcattcattccacacaccttatacctctcagatccattctgacttgagcgtcagagtgtctttacaggtacctccccccattgctccagtcaagcgatccggcatccgcctcaacccgcaagttctcaaGCCATCTCTCAACTcataccagagacatcttgtacattggcgccgtctgtgagAAACTTGCGCTAATCGAGCCGGAATGGGGGATATACCGGAAGAGACCTCCCTAAGCCAAGACAACTCTCGAATGAGGAACCCAACCCCCGAACACCAAGAGGTCACGAATCGCGGAAGGATAGCGAGCACCATCCACCACGCCACTCCAGTGCAAAATAAAGAAAACGAACACGTCGCCGCAGAACCACGGCACCCCAAAAACACCGGGGAAAAAGCGGCACAAATAATCCAAGATCTCTGCCTCCGAGTCCAGGAACTCGAAGGAAGAATAGCTACTGGGGAAAGGCGCAACGCCGAAAACGGAAGCCACGCAACCTCTAGATCAAAATCTCGTTGCGGCCGATCACCAACCCGACAACCCGACGGGAGAGACAATCATAGCACCTCGCGCGGCCCTAGACGTGAAAAATCGCCAGAACGGCGACACTGTAAGAGGTACAACCGCAGCGCTTCCCGGGATCTAAGTCATCAACATGACTCGGATGAAGATCGGCGACACCGAGAAACCAAGCGCACGAGAAACGAACAGACGATAATGGGAGCCACTCCCTTCACGGAAAGGATCTTAAAAGAAAAACTCCCTAAAGGATTTGACAAACCCATGGACATGAAGTATGACGGAACCAAAGACCCCCAGGAgcacctaacggccttcgaggccaggatgaacctagaaggtgCGGCCAACCCAGTCCGATGCAGAGCTTTCCCGGTAACCCTAGCCGGGCCagcaatcaaatggttcaacgccctccctaaCGGATCCATAACCAGTTTCCATGACATTTcacgaaagttcatggcccaatACACAACCAGAATCACCAAGGCTAAACACCCCATCAGCCTGCTAGGGGTCACGCAGAGACAAGACGAATCCACGTgaaaatacctcgaccgcttcaacgatgaatgcctaacggtcgacggactcacggattTCGTCGCAAGCCTCTATTTAACCAACGGGCTCATGAACGAAGTTTTCCGCAAACACCTTACCACCAAAccagtatggaccatgcacgagatccagaacGTTTCCAGAGACTACATAAATGACGAGgaagtcagccaggtcgtcgcCGCCAACAAACGGCAACACGGCAACACCCAACACGGCAATCCGACATCTCGGCATAATCCAATATCCAAAGAAAATCAGAGGGACCAGCCCAAACAAACAAACACAAACCGACCACCCAGGATCGGCAAATTCTCTAATTATACACCCCTAACAGCCccaattaccgagatataccacctGATAAAAGATCGAGGTATTATCCCAaaagcccgacaactcaaagAAAGAATGGGCGGCAACAAAACCCTTTATTGCGATtaccaccgaggttacgggcACAGCACACAAGActgtttcgaccttaaagacaCCCTTGAACAAGCCATAAGAGATGGCAAGCTCCCAGAgtttgccaaaatcatcagagaaccaaaaCGCGCGGAAAGAGACAGGTCACCAGAGAGAGAAGGACGCAACCCGAGAATGCAAAAACAACCCCCCAGGGAAAGTCCAGAAGACGACCCAACCATAATAGTAAACGTTATCACGGGCAAAGACGTGTCAGGCAAGTCAAAATCAACACTAAAAAAGGACATCAAAGTCCTGGCCGTCAGAGACCAAGCTCCAACTACCACTACCGACAAAACAATAACTTTCCTACCCGAGGACGCACCTTTCGTCATCTCGGCAAGAATCGGAACGGGACTAGTCCGAAGAATACTGGTGGACATCGGCGCAAACTCCAACATCCTCTTCCGaggagccttcgacaagctcagGCTCCGCAACGAAAATCTCCAAACATACCGCAACGGCGTCACGGGACTCGAAGACAACTTTCTCAAACCGGACGGTTCCATCACCCTACCCCTCACCATAGGGACATGCAACCAAAGGAAGACAATTCTATCTGAATTCGtggtcctaaaagactccacCGCCTACAACGTCATCCTCAGAAGAAAAATGATCAATGACTTCTCTGCcatcatctttaccaaatacctccttatAAAATTCATAACGGAAGACGGCTCCATCGGGACTATCCACGGAGATCGGGAAGTCGCAGCAGAATGTGGCAACACCAGCCTAGCTTTGCGGAAAAAGTCTCGCGACGCAGCTGGGATATTCCTAGCCGACCTGGACACCCGATAAGATGGCCAACCCAGGCCAGAACCAGAAGGCGACATGGAAAAACTACAGGTAGGGAAAACCAAAGACGAATACACCTTTATCAACAGGAACCTCCCATACGACCTTAAAGAAGACCTTTCCCAATTTTTGAAACAAAACAGAGACTTGTTCGCTTTCACACCAgccgacatgcccgggatagaccCCGGCTTAATGTTCCACCGGCTAGCCGTAGATCCCAAAGCCAAACCCGTGGCACAAAGGAGACGAAAAATGTCGTCAGACCGAGCAGCCAAGGTCAAAAGACAAGTAAAAGCCCTACTCAAAGCAAACTTCATCAGAGAACTACCCTACATGACGTGGCTGGCAAACATTGTACTAGTAAAGAAGTccaacgggaagtggcgaatgtgcgtcgattacacgaacctcaacaaagcctgtccaaaagacgTCTTTCCCCTACCTAACATAGACGGACTAGTAGATGCCGCGTCTGGCCAccgatacctcagcttcatggacgcatactccgCCTATAATCAAATACCCATGCACCGACCCGATGAGGAAAAAACAGCATTCATCACCCCCGACGGGACGTACTGCTACACAGTCATGCCTTTCGACCTGAAGAACGCCGGAGCCACCTACCAAAGACTTGTCAATAAGATATTCCAGAATCTATCCGGGACCAAGttagaagtctacatagacgacatgctcgccaaAACCGAATCAGGTGAGCAACTCATCAGCGACCTTAGGCtcataatgaacaccctacgaGAGCATCGAATGCGACTCAACTCGACAAAATGCGCCTTCGGAATGGAGGCAGGAAAGTTCCTCGGCTTCATGATCACGCAACGCGGAGTCGAAGCTAACCCAGAGAAATGTCATGCCATCCTCGATATGACAAACCCAAAAAACCTTAACGACATCCAAAAGCTCACCGGCCGGCTCACTGCGCTATCCCGCTTCCTCAGAGCATCGGCACAAAAAGCAATCCCCTTCTTTAAACTGATGAAGAAAGGAGCCCCCTTCAAATGGGAAGAAAAATGCAAAGAAGCATTCCAACATTCCAAAAGAGACCTAGCGGAACCTCCAGTTctcgccaaaccccaaacaggggAGACCCTCTACCTATACCTCTCCATAACGAAAGAAGCACTCGCAGCAGCACTCATCCGCGAAAAcgagaaaaaagaacaaaaatccatatacttcataagcaaagtcctacaagacACAGAAACTCGCTACTCACGCCNNNNNNNNNNNNNNNNNNNNNNNNNNNNNNNNNNNNNNNNNNNNNNNNNNNNNNNNNNNNNNNNNNNNNNNNNNNNNNNNNNNNNNNNNNNNNNNNNNNNNNNNNNNNNNNNNNNNNNNNNNNNNNNNNNNNNNNNNNNNNNNNNNNNNNNNNNNNNNNNNNNNNNNNNNNNNNNNNNNNNNNNNNNNNNNNNNNNNNNNNNNNNNNNNNNNNNNNNNNNNNNNNNNNNNNNNNNNNNNNNNNNNNNNNNNNNNNNNNNNNNNNNNNNNNNNNNNNNNNNNNNNNNNNNNNNNNNNNNNNNNNNNNNNNNNNNNNNNNNNNNNNNNNNNNNNNNNNNNNNNNNNNNNNNNNNNNNNNNNNNNNNNNNNNNNNNNNNNNNNNNNNNNNNNNNNNNNNNNNNNNNNNNNNNNNNNNNNNNNNNNNNNNNNNNNNNNNNNNNNNNNNNNNNNNNNNNNNNNNNNNNNNNNNNNNNNNNNNNNNNNNNNNNNNNNNNNNNNNNNNNNNNNNNNNNNNNNNNNNNNNNNNNNNNNNNNNNNNNNNNNNNNNNNNNNNNNNNNNNNNNNNNNNNNNNNNNNNNNNNNNNNNNNNNNNNNNNNNNNNNNNNNNNNNNNNNNNNNNNNNNNNNNNNNNNNNNNNNNNNNNNNNNNNNNNNNNNNNNNNNNNNNNNNNNNNNNNNNNNNNNNNNNNNNNNNNNNNNNNNNNNNNNNNNNNNNNNNNNNNNNNNNNNNNNNNNNNNNNNNNNNNNNNNNNNNNNNNNNNNNNNNNNNNNNNNNNNNNNNNNNNNNNNNNNNNNNNNNNNNNNNNNNNNNNNNNNNNNNNNNNNNNNNNNNNNNNNNNNNNNNNNNNNNNNNNNNNNNNNNNNNNNNNNNNNNNNNNNNNNNNNNNNNNNNNNNNNNNNNNNNNNNNNNNNNNNNNNNNNNNNNNNNNNNNNNNNNNNNNNNNNNNNNNNNNNNNNNNNNNNNNNNNNNNNNNNNNNNNNNNNNNNNNNNNNNNNNNNNNNNNNNNNNNNNNNNNNNNNNNNNNNNNNNNNNNNNNNNNNNNNNNNNNNNNNNNNNNNNNNNNNNNNNNNNNNNNNNNNNNNNNNNNNNNNNNNNNNNNNNNNNNNNNNNNNNNNNNNNNNNNNNNNNNNNNNNNNNNNNNNNNNNNNNNNNNNNNNNNNNNNNNNNNNNNNNNNNNNNNNNNNNNNNNNNNNNNNNNNNNNNNNNNNNNNNNNNNNNNNNNNNNNNNNNNNNNNNNNNNNNNNNNNNNNNNNNNNNNNNNNNNNNNNNNNNNNNNNNNNNNNNNNNNNNNNNNNNNNNNNNNNNNNNNNNNNNNNNNNNNNNNNNNNNNNNNNNNNNNNNNNNNNNNNNNNNNNNNNNNNNNNNNNNNNNNNNNNNNNNNNNNNNNNNNNNNNNNNNNNNNNNNNNNNNNNNNNNNNNNNNNNNNNNNNNNNNNNNNNNNNNNNNNNNNNNNNNNNNNNNNNNNNNNNNNNNNNNNNNNNNNNNNNNNNNNNNNNNNNNNNNNNNNNNNNNNNNNNNNNNNNNNNNNNNNNNNNNNNNNNNNNNNNNNNNNNNNNNNNNNNNNNNNNNNNNNNNNNNNNNNNNNNNNNNNNNNNNNNNNNNNNNNNNNNNNNNNNNNNNNNNNNNNNNNNNNNNNNNNNNNNNNNNNNNNNNNNNNNNNNNNNNNNNNNNNNNNNNNNNNNNNNNNNNNNNNNNNNNNNNNNNNNNNNNNNNNNNNNNNNNNNNNNNNNNNNNNNNNNNNNNNNNNNNNNNNNNNNNNNNNNNNNNNNNNNNNNNNNNNNNNNNNNNNNNNNNNNNNNNNNNNNNNNNNNNNNNNNNNNNNNNNNNNNNNNNNNNNNNNNNNNNNNNNNNNNNNNNNNNNNNNNNNNNNNNNNNNNNNNNNNNNNNNNNNNNNNNNNNNNNNNNNNNNNNNNNNNNNNNNNNNNNNNNNNNNNNNNNNNNNNNNNNNNNNNNNNNNNNNNNNNNNNNNNNNNNNNNNNNNNNNNNNNNNNNNNNNNNNNNNNNNNNNNNNNNNNNNNNNNNNNNNNNNNNNNNNNNNNNNNNNNNNNNNNNNNNNNNNNNNNNNNNNNNNNNNNNNNNNNNNNNNNNNNNNNNNNNNNNNNNNNNNNNNNNNNNNNNNNNNNNNNNNNNNNNNNNNNNNNNNNNNNNNNNNNNNNNNNNNNNNNNNNNNNNNNNNNNNNNNNNNNNNNNNNNNNNNNNNNNNNNNNNNNNNNNNNNNNNNNNNNNNNNNNNNNNNNNNNNNNNNNNNNNNNNNNNNNNNNNNNNNNNNNNNNNNNNNNNNNNNNNNNNNNNNNNNNNNNNNNNNNNNNNNNNNNNNNNNNNNNNNNNNNNNNNNNNNNNNNNNNNNNNNNNNNNNNNNNNNNNNNNNNNNNNNNNNNNNNNNNNNNNNNNNNNNNNNNNNNNNNNNNN carries:
- the LOC107640773 gene encoding uncharacterized protein LOC107640773 produces the protein MHEIQNVSRDYINDEEVSQVVAANKRQHGNTQHGNPTSRHNPISKENQRDQPKQTNTNRPPRIGKFSNYTPLTAPITEIYHLIKDRGIIPKARQLKERMGGNKTLYCDYHRGYGHSTQDCFDLKDTLEQAIRDGKLPEFAKIIREPKRAERDRSPEREGRNPRMQKQPPRESPEDDPTIIVNVITGKDVSGKSKSTLKKDIKVLAVRDQAPTTTTDKTITFLPEDAPFVISARIGTGLVRRILVDIGANSNILFRGAFDKLRLRNENLQTYRNGVTGLEDNFLKPDGSITLPLTIGTCNQRKTILSEFVVLKDSTAYNVILRRKMINDFSAIIFTKYLLIKFITEDGSIGTIHGDREVAAECGNTSLALRKKSRDAAGIFLADLDTR